The window AGCGCCGCAGCAAGCCAGCTGCGACTTGCCCAATTCTGGTCAAGACTCTCTCTTACCAACACCGGCACACCTGCTGCTTTCACGTACCAGGATCAGTCGAACCGAACCCCAtcgcgccccccccctccccctcctttTCGCCCCCTTGGCGCGGGTGCCCGAGAATGAGCAAAGAACTCAATCCCACATGTCTCTGGCCAATCGCCGTACTGGTTGCGAATCATGCTCTCTGCAGGCATTCGTGAAATTGGTAGCTCATTGACTCGGCTACTAACATCCGCAGCTTTCCCGGAAAACGACCGCACGATGATGCAGGTGCTGCCCAGCATGCCTGTATACGGAAAACCAGGCCCTTGGTCCAATGGGTCATCTGCGAATGGCCGTGGACGGCAGGGATTCCTGTGGCATCCAGCATCCGACCATGaggggcgaggcgaggcgtcAACGCTGAAAACAGAACGACGCCATCGGTAGTCGTCTCGCTCTACCAGAAACCTTAAAAACTCCATCGGACCTCAGCGAATCCGAGAGAGGCTTTCTCTATCCCCGGAGCTCTTTTGATGAAGAAGTCCCATTTGCAAGAGGTGGTGTTTCACCACGATCAGTACCGCACGCAGTTCATAGATGCCGTAGACCCGTTCTCTGCACCATTCCCAAATTGCATAGGTTGAAGGATAGAGTATGCTTCGGTTACTGCCGCCGAAGAGTATTCGTCAGAAGCCATTTTTTCCCGTCGATGAATTTTATTCTGATTGTTTCTTGTGGCATCTTTGCCCAAATATTTCCAAGCCCGTATCAGGAGCTTCGCATCGAAACACTGGCCAACGTGGGCGGGTGGGTGCCGAGACATCGACTTCCCCATCcaacctaccctataccgCACCAACCAACTCGATCGGGATTCGGCACAGCTATCTACAAGAAGTGCTGTTCTCCGCACCTATTTGCAGGCGGCGCGAGCGAGCTGAAACGGAGGCACCCATGAAAGATTCGACACGGGCACCGGCCACTATGGCTCCTACTCTCTGCGATTCTGCATCCTTTATCTCCGCACTTCTCTCATTTTCGCCATCACCATTACCAGCCGGATTGGGCCCAGTCTGGACGAAAATGTGATCCAACAAGCGAAACTCGTATCCGGGGAAGAAGACATTTCATTGTTGGCGCATCATATGCCCCAGCTCACCCCGACCCGCCAATGCCAATGATGCATGCTTCGTCTGACATATGCACAGGGCAGCGGCCAAACAACTCTGCATCTCCATCGCACTGAGCTTATACTATATTCCTCGAATCACCTGGACCTGCACCTACTTGGACAAACCCACGCACCGCCGACATGGAGCGAAGCATCCTGGCCCGACCCAACATTTTCATGCATCGCATCTGTCCCAGCCGGTAACCCATCCTTGCCCGGCTCCGACAGCCTGCTGGTTTAGAACCGATGGCTCTTGGTCCTCGCCCTGTAGGCCGTGAAGCCGATGTATCCACCGCCGACAACGAGGCAGAACATGAAGACCTTGGCAAAGAACCACGTCCAGGAGCCGCCTTGCTGGTTCGGGTGGCTGGCAGGCTGGCCATTCTTCTTCTGCGCCGGGCTCGGCGCTCCGGGGTTGCTGTAGAGGTTCTTGGCCGTCACCGAGATGATGTCGTGGTTGTCGCTCAGCTCGCCCGTTTCGGCGCTGAAGCCCAGGTAGGCAATGTTTGGgatcgccggcggcgagtccGTCTCGAAGCACACCGTCCACTCGTCCTCGGTTTGGTACTGCAGCTCTAGCCGGAGCTGCTTGTCCTGGATGTACGTCAGGCGCATCTTGGTCGGAACGGAGGCGTGGCGGATGCCTCGCGCCGAGCATCCCGCGAGCTCGGCATCCTTGCCGTCGTTGTTTTTGTCGTACGACGTCTTCCCATCGCCAAACATGGCCATGACGTAGGGGAAGACGATGCCCGGCCGATTGTTCTTGTACGTGTCGACGAAGATGCCCAAGCCCTCGAAGCGATCGGTCGAGCCGAAAACCGGTCCCGGCTGAGCTCGCTGCTTGGTGATCCACATGGCAAAGCCATCACCGTAGAGCTGATTCTTGCCAGAGATCTTGAATTCGACCTCAACCTCCCAGTTGGTCGCCGTCAGCGGTACGCGGGAGAAGAGGTACCCCGACTGTGAGGGGAGATCGGATGTCAGGCGAATGTACCTTGGAGAGAGAGCGTCAAGTCAGCGTCGACCTTTATTGATCGGGGGACAATGCAGCGAGGTCCGATCAACATACGAGTCGGTCCGAATGATGGCATCTCCTCCAAAGTCGAACCATCGACTTTGCATATCCGAGTCGAGGTATGGCTATAATCAGTCAACCAGTCAGCGTCAACCATTATCCAGTCCTCCATCGCCTTTTCTCGACCCCTTGATCCTTGACCCCTATTTGCTGCCGGCCGACCTACCTGTGACAGACTGTGCGTCCTCAACTGCGGCAGACCGTTAGCTTCATTGGAAATTGAACAGAGCCGGCCGAAGGGGACGAGCCTGGATGCTCTTCAAGTTCGGCGGGTCTTCGGCGCGTGCTGTCCAAGCGAGCACCACGGCCAGCGCCGCCGACAGAGAGGGTAGCCGCATCATGGGCCGTGCCTCGCGTTTTGACGATTGGGCAGGAATAGCGGAAGGAAAGGGAGCGCGTTGCGTTCAGTTCTCGATGAACGATCCTGCCTCGTAGCCTAGTTCGGCTCACGCGACCGTCGATCAGGCGGTGATGAGGCGAGTGAGGTGGAAAATAATGAACGGCTGCGTTTTGAGGCAGGTGTGGTCAAGGCAGGGAAAAAGGCCAGCCAGGCACACACACCTGGAACGAAGCTATGGTGCTCCGGTGTGGCGGTGCCCCAGACAGCTTAGCTTGCACCGAGTAACACGAGAGTAATATTTATTCgttattactccgtgctgcaccTTGCTGGTGGGTGCACAATAAATGGGAAGTTTTCGAGCACTGCGCCACATTGCCGGCCTGTGGCTAATGCATACGTCCTAATTTTGTCATGgccatacaagtacttcgtactgtcGATATTTCAGACACCCTCAGTTCGGTAGCTGCAGCGACAACCAACACCCATCGCTCATCATGGACTCCAGCTCCGTCAAGCAGTCTGTTATGAAACAGGTCACCGCCGAGGCGAACCTTGCCAACGCCAGAGTTCTTATTGAGGTAGGACGCAAGTCAATATTCCCTCTGGATGATCCCCCTTCGGCTCTGCTCGACTCGTCTTGGCTAACCACTTTGCCGCGCTCTCGGTGATACAGAAGCTTCAAGAATCCTGTTTTGAAAAGTGCATCGCGAAACCTGGAAGCTCCCTTTCCAGCAGTGAGCAGACATGCATGACGATGTGCATGGAGAAGTACATGGCCACTTG of the Drechmeria coniospora strain ARSEF 6962 chromosome 01, whole genome shotgun sequence genome contains:
- a CDS encoding mitochondrial import inner membrane translocase subunit TIM13 translates to MDSSSVKQSVMKQVTAEANLANARVLIEKLQESCFEKCIAKPGSSLSSSEQTCMTMCMEKYMATWNQVNSAYINRIRQAQGNQ
- a CDS encoding Legume-like lectin, which gives rise to MQSRWFDFGGDAIIRTDSYIRLTSDLPSQSGYLFSRVPLTATNWEVEVEFKISGKNQLYGDGFAMWITKQRAQPGPVFGSTDRFEGLGIFVDTYKNNRPGIVFPYVMAMFGDGKTSYDKNNDGKDAELAGCSARGIRHASVPTKMRLTYIQDKQLRLELQYQTEDEWTVCFETDSPPAIPNIAYLGFSAETGELSDNHDIISVTAKNLYSNPGAPSPAQKKNGQPASHPNQQGGSWTWFFAKVFMFCLVVGGGYIGFTAYRARTKSHRF